AAATCTGATTGATTCTATCTATCACTGAACAAGGAAGAATAATCATTTGGGACCAGTAAGTATTAATGAACATCAACACTGAGTTAATAAGTACACATTTCCCTGCATAAGAAAGGTTTCTAGTAATCCAAATTCGAATCCTTTTCACCATTTTCTCAACCAAACACTCACACTCAGTTTTGGTAATtcttttgttgctaattgacatcCCAAGATACTTGAAAGGCAACTTGCTACGCTGGAAGCCAGAAGCTTCAATAAGCTGAAACCAACTCTCCTCATTAAGCCCAACACCATAAATTGCAGATTTCATTTTATTAGCCTTCAAACCAGATGTCTCCGAAAACAGCTGAAAACCTCTCAATAATAAGTAAGCTGCCTTGAAATCTCCTTTGCTAAACATCAGTAAATCATCAGCAAAGCACATATGAGTTAGCTGTAAGTTGCTGCATCTGCGATGATATTTGAAATCCGGATGCTTAGCTACTTTAGCTAAAATTCGAGAGAGGTACTCCATTCCTATCACAAACAATAAAGGGGACATCGGGTCCCCTTGTCTCACTCCTCTTCTAGCAGAAATAAGTCTAGTAGGCACCCCATTAATCATAAGAGAGAACCTAGCTGTTGTTACACACTTCATTATTAACTGAACAAACTTATTAGGGAACTTAAGAGCAGTCATCATCTCCTGTAAGAAATTCCAGTCCAGAGCATCATAGGCTTTTTGCAAATCTATTTTAAAAAGGCAAGATGCTTGAGCATTCCTCCTCCCATACCCCCTAACTAGATCTTGACACAACATTATATTATGTGCAATATTCCTGCCTTTAATAAAACCACTTTGGTTCTCTGAAATGATTGAAGGAAGAATCTCTCTGAGTCTAGAACAGATCATTTTGGTGGCTATCTTGTACACCACATTGCAACAGGCAATTGGCCTATACTCACTCACATTCTTAGGACACTTAGTCTTGGGGATAAGAGCAATATTTGTAGTATTGATCTCTTTAAGTATTTTCCCTGAATGAAGAAAATAAAGGACTGCTTGAGTTAAGTCATCACCTGTGATACTCCAAGATTGCTTAAAAAATCCACTGCTATATCCATCCGGGCCTGGTGCCTTATCCTCTGGGATCGAAAACAGAGCAACCTTAACTTCCTCTGCAGTATACTGTCGAAGTAAATATTCGGATTGATGATCTGAAACCAGAGCCCCTGTTTGCACTACCTCTTCTAAAACCTGCCTTCTGTCACTCATCTCAGTCCCTAGTAACTCTTCATAGTATTCATAAAACACATTATTGACCTCCTCCTGTTTATCGAGCCAGTTACCTTTCATGTCCCAAATCGAATAAATTGCATTCTGAATTTGTCGGTGCCGAATACTATTGTGGAAAAACTCAGTATTCTCATCTCCTTATTTAAGCCAATCCTCCTTAACTTTTTGCTTTAGAAATTGCACCAGATCTTTATGAGCTTTCTCGTACTCTTTCCTTCTTAAAttctcttcttcaatcaacaGGGGATTACCAGGATCTAATTGAAGTTTCACTTGGGTATCTAGCAACTGCTTATGGATCTTTGCCTCATGCACAACAACATCACCTTTCCCATCTCTATTTAGTTTTTTCAAATCCACTCTCAGCCTTTTTAATTTCGATATCAAGCAAAACATTGGAGTTCCTTGAACCTCCTTCCTCCAACTGCCAGCTACTGTCTTTTGAAACCCCTCAAGATTACTCCAAAAATTGAAATATCTGAAAGGCTTCTTATTCTCAATAAGAGTGCCAAAATTCACTATAAATGGACTATGGTCCATATCACCTTCAGGAAAAAAAACCACTTCAGCATTAGGGAACTTCCCTATCCAATTCTCATTAGCTAAAACTCTATCAAGCTTCGCACAAACCCTGTCCTTGCCAGCTTGTTTATTGTTCCAAGTAAAAAAGTTACCCGAAAATTTCATGTCTGTTAACCTGCAAGTTTCTGCACAGTGCTGAAAAGAAGATAATTCTGAACCATTCCCATGATAAGGAAACCTATCTTCAGGAGAAAGAACTGCATTGAAGTCTCCCATAACTATCCAAGGCCCATTAATTCCATGAGCCATATTTTCCAAATCTTCCCAAAGCCTCTCTCTGCCTCTCATATCATTAGCTGCATACACTACAGTAATATCAAAAGGATCTCTATTCTTGGCTGAGACAGTAAAATGAATCCATTGGCTCGAACTTCCTCTAATATCCACATCATAAGACAATGGATTCCAAGCCACTATAATTCTACCATTAGGATGATGCATTAAATTTGTAGTAAAGCACCATCCCTTGAACATATTAAGGTATAACGACCCCATGTTGGGGGCCTTTACCCTTGTCTCTAAGAGGCTAACAAACCCAATTCTTTTGCTAGAGATCATTCGCATAACCTCCCTTTGTTTATTGGCGTTGTTAAGTCCCCGAACATTCCACCCAAATAGCATATCTATTTATGAATGGAGGTTCTCCCCCTCCACTCATATCAGACCTCAGTCCCTGTAAAGTTTCCCCAACTGTAATTTCAGTTTCTGAATATTGTCCTAGAACCGAAAAAGAGTTTCTCCCTTGCTTCTCCTTGGCCTTGTTCCTTACTCCATTCTTCCCGTTACTAGGTTGAGACCCTTCACTTTTCTCCTTTTCTGCTCCCTGCTTCTGTGCTGTAACTTCTCCACTCATAGGTGGATCAGGTATTGAAACtgcacttttcttttctttccagaCTTGTGATGGTTCTCCTTATTAGcttgttattatatatttatttaatgaatgaTGATTATTGCGGCTTTTGAATTTCATACATTGATCAAAATATATATTCTGAGTTACAGTATGTCAATATAGCCGTTTTTTTCTGTGTAACGTGAGCAGATAAAAATCTAAGTACGTAGAAAAGGTTGATGATGAGAATTAATACACCTTCGCCGCATTTTTCTTAAGCATATGTACAATAAATAATTCTGGACCCATCAGCActatctttctctttcttttttccttCGCTTTTTTCACGTTTCTATACTGAAATCGTTTCATTGGGGTGTGCCAAAAATTTCTGAATTTTTTTAGTAGAGTTATGTGAAAACTATTGAAAATGAACTTGTACAAAAtccttttaaatatatataacaatggcgtatataatatatatttttcacatgCACCCGTAGTAGTCTCGTGTTATACTTGGTGTCTAACACTTCTgatgaaaattaattaatttaaattataagaaataatttgttttatataaatTTAGTATCAGACATCACACAAATATCTTACAACAatattatatctatatatatattgatgaaTATATATACCCATCAATATTGATTTGAACTTTGGATCATCAaatgattgtgattaatttaatagttaactaattaattttttttaataagcaTTAGTTAGTGATGATATTAATATGATCATAtactatttatttaaaatattttttctttgaattttttttaattaagatttatcttgtttaaaatataaattttattataatcatTAATTATTAGTTTCTAAAAATTAAATTTTCAAATCAAAATATTGGAtatgatttttttataattaaattcaATATTGTTTATGATCTTTATACTTAAGTTTCTAATTCTAAATATTTTAGCATTCAAATCCTTAAccaaaaatttatttataattttttgatttataatttatttaaattaatataaggGTAATTAACTCACTACCTCTAGCACAAGTAGTGGTGGGCCTCAAGGCTTTGTAACCAAAGAGTTTTGATCCAAACCTTGcatcactacaaaaaaaaaggttctataccgagaacattataCCGACAACGTGTTCCCGGTATAGACATTTCATATGCGCGGGACATTTTCGCAGTTCTGAATAGGGTTAGTTGCTATACCGagaacctataccgagaacatgttctcggtatagggtttaTAAATATACCCCACAGCTGCGaagccccttctccttcctctctggTTTCTCTCGGTTTTCTCCGAACCGTCCGCCTCCCTGCGCCGAATACCTCTGTTTTCCTCCCAAAAAGCTCGGTTTTAAGCCCCAAAATTGCCAAGGGTGAAGGAATTTCTCTGTATTTGTTGAAGGTatggtttatttattcattttatatatatatatatttatatatttatgaaatggtataatgatattttgtaatttttgtttgaaggttgggtattcggtttttgttggactaCAGAGATTGCTTGCAATATATTGAAGAtattggtaagtttttttttaatttttctgtatttttaaaattattatttttttcaatttttgaataatttatgttttttttatataaataaaataatattaattttaataaaaatctgaaattattatattagatagaatgtatttatttttaggttttcaaaataagtattagtaaaaatgatattaggaattagaaaattgttatatgattaattagtatttttttttattaaaataaattctatgttgttttggtgaattttatgtgtattaaacatattagtaaacatattaaatatttgagtgttaatttgaaaattttggtggtaatgttagtatgttgttgttgtcaattttaatttttttggttatgttagtagtaaaaaaatcagattttataaatattgatgattaatttgttgttgttaatttttagtagaattttaatattttggttagaaaattgaataattaataaaatttagactaataattataaattatatagtcgtttaaaatgtatttgtattgctctctgcatgatctgggtctggatattttttatgtgttatttgcaggattttgaattttgggatagatgaaaatatagtcattatgctgccgaattttttatagaattgtaaaattaagagatattgtgaatattagtagaagtactcaataaaatttctaatttaataaatagttaaataaattttaaacaaatcttagaaattttgtttaaattaataaaactattcaataaagcataagtaaaatatgtaatttaataaatactaaattaatatgtaaaaaaataatatttgttagttctgattaaataaaattaacaaatatattattagaaaaccattattaaatttaaaatcaaaattaaaaaaattaaatttaatatttgttagttttaatcattattaaaattaaaattaaaaaaaatatttttttaataatatttgttagttgtttttaatttttctgtatttttttttttttcaatttttgaataatttatggtttttttatataaataatatattttaaaattaagattaaaaaaaattaacattaacattatgaaactaaattttaataaaaataaatattaattaaataatttaagtaataattaaatcctaaagtaattaaataaattttaaattttttttagaaattttgtttaaattaataaaactattcaataaagcataagtaaaatatgtaatttaataaatactaaattaatatgtaaaaaaataatatttgttagttctgattaaataaaattaacaaatatattattaggaaaccattattaaaattaaaattaaaaaaattaaatttaatatttgtcagttttaatcattattaaaattaaaattaaaaaaatatgtttttaataatatttgttagttgtttttaatttttctgtattttttttaattttttttttcaatttttgaataatttatgttttttttatataaataatatattttaaaattaagattaaaaaaaattaacattaacattatgcaactaaattttaataaaaataaacattaattaaataatttaagtaataattaaatcctaaagtaattaaataaattttaaacaaatcttagaattttttttttaattaataaaactattcaataaagcataagtaaaatatgtaatttaataaatactaaattaatatgtcaaatttaaataattttaataatatttagactgaaatatattatagttagatatcataaaacaacataattaacttcaaagaacacaagacattaaaaaaacatatttaattttatttgcttttttctttggtaataagaaattattaccaaagatataatagtgttattatcacctagtgataatattatatttttttagtgttcatcacaagaagccttagacccgttcagagagggtgagtcattgaagactcttacatttgcctctctctgaattaggacacacacaaattgattgtaagtttgatgattagtgttctgtgcagtgctacattcatacaatgtcgatcgacaagagctggattaatttgacagatcgattatccgatgagtatgaggctggtgtgatggattttctccagagagctcggcagtgcgttgactcaaggggattggtgaaatgtccgtgtaggaggtgtgtcaacgttgaatttcagacgattgatgtattagaaaatcatctttttgtaaatggttttctacggaaatataccaattggcattggcatggagaggatgaaataataccaatgagagctcggatagatcaaaatgatgaagatgaaatgatggatgttctcaatgatcttatgcaaaatgacaatgacgaatatgaagagaatgagcgcggtcaagagatacctacaacagactacaggggtgggcaacattataacgatttgtttgctgagatcgaggctccattattccccgggtgtcaaaattacacatcattgaatttcctagtgaagttaatgcatttcaaagtgttgggcaaaattcccaacaaaatatttgatggaatgttGGAGTTGTTGTATGATGCATTTCCAaccccaaataagcttccaaaatcgcattatgcagcgaaaaggttgttgcggaaacttggattgggctacgagtcaatccatgtctgcaagcttgattgcgcactgttttggaaagaacattctggaaaaagcaaatgtcctgcttgtggggaggatcgatggatggacaagaacaccaagggaaagaaagtgcctcataaagtgatgtgttattttcctttaacccctaggttaatgcgaaaatatgcatcgaggcacattgctcaacatatgagatggcatcacgagcaacgtataaaagaagatggtgtattgcgtcatcctgctgatgggaaagtttggaaggactttgaccgaaataatccaacatttgcaatggaacccaggaatgtgcggcttggattggctgcagatggattcaatccctttggtaatatgagtctttcttatagtatgtggccggttgtgttgacgacatataacttgccaccatggttgtgcatgagagaaactaatttcatgttgagcttattaattccgagacctcattcgccaggaaaagattttgatgttttcttaagaccattgattgatgagttaaaagaattatgggtgaccggtgtacagactcgagatgcagtcgatggcagtttcttcactcttcgggcagctttgatgtggactataaacgattaacctgcaaggagtagcctttctggaTAGACTGCCcaaggttatcatgcttgctctacttgcaatgtggcaacaccatctattcgtttacaaaaGAAGGTTTCTTTTTATGGTCATAGACATTTTTTATCAATCAAACGTGCcattagaagggacaagaagacatatggtgtcATTGAAAAAAGATTACCACCAaagccattaaccatgcaagaAATGTTCACACAAATGAGTTTCATACCCgattctcttcctggtaagcatgtcagttatggcggccaaaaaagaaagcgtacaaaagagtaagtaggttggcggaaaaaaagtatattttttgagctcccatattgggccaacataatgttgcgacacaatctaaatgttatgcatgttgaaaaaAATATGTGCGATagtttagtaggcacaatagttgggctggagaataagaccaaagacacagttagtgccagagtagacttggagaagatgaagaagagactagagttacagctgaggaagttgaatggttggatacaaaagcctgcggccaaattcactttcactgttgaagatcgccaaaagttttgtcgatttcttaaatcagtgaagtttccagatgtttttggatctaacctaaggaaaaatgtgattgataatgacaataagatcactggtttgaaatcgaatgattgtcacatcattatgcaacgccttttgccagttggtgtgcatgcattcctagagaaatcgatgagtacaactattatttagttatgcactttcttcaagctcatttgtgcgagaactctaaaagtcttagatttagaaaaagtcaaaacttcaattgttgagattgtttgcaagttagaaaatattttcccacctgcttttttcgatatcatggtccatctactaatacatttaccggaagaagcaatacttggaggaccggttcatatgaggtggatgtatccttttgaaaggtatatgaaaaaattgaagaattatgtccataataaagcacgtccagaggggtcaatagcagaaggatatgtggttgatgaggcattaacattttgctccatgtacttgaaaggtgttgagacaaagttcaatcgTCCAGACCGAAATGTAGATGTTGGTCCATCACTTAAAATGATGTCAGTCTTTCGATCTCATGGTCgtccaattggtaagaaatccttgacaattttggaagatgaagtgaagaaaatagcggattggtatattctaaacaactgtaatgagatcttgccatatcttcggtaagtaattaaagtagttcatcatttcattgcatgtttattatagcacttattagtagctcttaaatttgttgtttttgtttgttgcagagagcatagggaaattctacagactagaggtgttgaaaacctagaccaattacatagagaggcatttcctaattggttttataataagatttatcatcttcgacaaacaggatccttggaagtacatgaagaattaatctctttagcaaacggttcttcaactcgtgttgcgtcgtaccctgggtgtgttgtaaatggagtaagatttttgtgttatgacagggacaagaatcgcaaaactcaaaatagtggagtctctgtagcgagtgtcgaaaatagtacttattacggccagttggaagaagttttagtgatgtcatatctttctggttgttctgttgtattatttaagtgcaaatggtttgacactaatcggtcttcaggattaaagtttgagcaaaacataacgagtatcaaaaccagttcggaggccttgaaagatgataaatttatcttagcaactcaggctaaccaagttttctacattgaagaccttaaaaataaatctcattggaaagTCGTCCAAGAAATGCATGtcagaaatgtgtgggacatcccactagttgaagaacaagcggaggatgtagaagtagatgttatgcacgacactagttcctctaatttccaattattcgttgatcttggactgttgccacaaatcagctttgaacgtacgggggctccattacaatttgttgagatagataatgttgcgattgaggaggagagggaggaggaaatggaagaagaagaggaggaggaggaggaggaggaggaagttgaatatgaagatgaagaagaggaagatgaacacatagaaaccgatgatgatagtgaagattattatagtgataattaagtggtaattttataatatgttgaagtaattatttttaacaataaataattttatatagtcatttttaaccgataaatgtaattttaatatcgattaatttgacagatatggctgatgttattgctcgatctcttgggggtgatggtggaggatgcgatcctccacgtggaccgtcagatatcccagctgattgtgaacgaggtaatactttacacattgatatactccttaaattttaacaattaatccatattaattttaaaatattgaatttgcatacaatagcgcctccaaacaaacgtggacgccataaatgattgaacacgcgggaaaaaagggaacagttggggcgtcctctccctctcgagtgggatgtgcgatggagaacatataaagagatcgaagagtacagctcaaatttctcaagagagctcggattacttgttcgacagtacacagatccggactatcctcaatggtcaaaagtaccaaatgcctcgaaacaAAGAATAATCAcacatttggaagtaagtagtttatgtatttttatgttaactctcattttatgttatatatcatatttactaataaatgtttgtaaattaggatgatttgtttgatattgggcgtactagatatggagaagggcatatgcctgggatcttgagaggcattgatacttcgtgtgctaaaaagtattctcactggaagtacgatattaaagagcatttaacgattaatgggccacaaaatctATATGGTGGTTGCAtggatacgcagtggcaaaaagccattgaatttttccgacgcccaaaaattacggtattaatttcttgctaaacttaactatcttaattaaatatattactaacgataaaTTTTTGCAGAAAtgttctgtggtcaacaaggaaaataggaagaaactgaaagagcttagctatggaggttctcagtcaatcccagcgctgtgctataaaaaagttagttaattaattattttttagtttgtttttcctatttacgtttaattattaattttataaaaatatatgtacgtgacatcgcaatttagagactgggcaacttgagcccATCCCGGATaactggatggatactcaccataaatcaggcacagggtgggtgacagagacagctaaaaatacttgggtacgttaagtttttttaaacatttttcaaaattttaattgtttgtttacaaaacataattacattatacattgtatcataggaggaattgcgtgcatatcgcgacacacagcagacacaaaaaactgatactgagagttccacaccagtttcgagtgcgcctgaagatgaagacatatctttggtacaaactgtcttcggaaaacgacggggccaccagaaaggatatggacgtatccttaacataagggaccgaactccatttgattttcgtccttcacaaactagagatgaagagatgtctgagatgagagagcatcttcgacagttagaggagcatgtctGGACTCATTATATAACTccgggatctcaatgtgccccaccaccactcgatgatcccgatgttggagcaccgactcagtaggacttatgtatgaatt
The genomic region above belongs to Humulus lupulus chromosome 1, drHumLupu1.1, whole genome shotgun sequence and contains:
- the LOC133797556 gene encoding uncharacterized protein LOC133797556; protein product: MGSLYLNMFKGWCFTTNLMHHPNGRIIVAWNPLSYDVDIRGSSSQWIHFTVSAKNRDPFDITVVYAANDMRGRERLWEDLENMAHGINGPWIVMGDFNAVLSPEDRFPYHGNGSELSSFQHCAETCRLTDMKFSGNFFTWNNKQAGKDRVCAKLDRVLANENWIGKFPNAEVVFFPEGDMDHSPFIVNFGTLIENKKPFRYFNFWSNLEGFQKTVAGSWRKEVQGTPMFCLISKLKRLRVDLKKLNRDGKGDVVVHEAKIHKQLLDTQVKLQLDPGNPLLIEEENLRRKEYEKAHKDLVQFLKQKVKEDWLK